The proteins below are encoded in one region of Pontibacter deserti:
- a CDS encoding RecQ family ATP-dependent DNA helicase, with translation MPDIHHILKTYWGYDQFRPLQEDIVQSVLDGKDTLALLPTGGGKSICFQVPAMAMEGICLVITPLIALMKDQVTQLKKRDIPAVAIYSGMNRREIDIALDNCVYGNIKFLYLSPERLLTEIFLERVKRMKVNLLAVDEAHCISQWGYDFRPPYLQLAQLRELLPKVPVLALTATATEHVRQDIQQKLNFRQQNIFVKSFARANLSYSCLYTEDKVGRLLEILQRMPGQSIVYVRSRKQTVELARFLQSRQISAAAYHAGLKFEERGAAQQAWIDDKVRVMVATNAFGMGIDKPDVRLVVHLDLPESLEAYYQEAGRAGRDEKYSYAVILYGPSDVADLHKKVEEAHPPLELIRRVYQCLANYYQLAVGSGAMSSFDFELADFAKNYKLKPLEVHHAIKRLEGEGYLQLSEGYYTPSRLFIQLNNTALYEFQVMNPEHDALLRLILRMYGGEVFTNFVKISERKIAEYLKKPEQEIRRKLEYLHKLQVIIYEPQHDSPQLVFTKARQDALNLPLNHKKLDELRARALQQVTQMGKYVESNNRCRTQLLLAYFNEITDASCRICDYCLAKRKKQRQEQELKELRAKIIALLQERTYLPKELIQQFAPKDTETIITIIRELVDVGQLSYTEAGKLEATAVS, from the coding sequence TTGCCGGACATTCATCACATACTTAAAACGTACTGGGGCTACGACCAATTCAGGCCGTTACAGGAAGATATTGTGCAGTCTGTGCTGGATGGGAAAGATACGCTGGCGTTGTTACCCACGGGGGGAGGAAAATCAATCTGCTTCCAGGTGCCGGCCATGGCAATGGAGGGGATTTGCCTGGTGATTACCCCGCTGATTGCGCTGATGAAAGACCAGGTAACCCAACTTAAGAAACGGGATATTCCGGCAGTAGCAATTTACTCCGGCATGAACCGTCGTGAAATTGATATTGCACTCGATAACTGTGTGTATGGCAACATAAAGTTTCTATACTTGTCCCCGGAGCGCCTGCTGACGGAAATTTTTCTGGAACGGGTAAAACGCATGAAGGTAAACCTGCTGGCCGTAGACGAAGCACATTGTATTTCGCAGTGGGGATACGATTTCAGGCCGCCATACTTACAGTTGGCACAGCTACGCGAGCTTTTACCAAAAGTGCCTGTACTGGCGCTTACTGCAACGGCTACGGAGCATGTTCGGCAGGATATACAGCAAAAACTTAATTTCAGGCAACAGAACATATTTGTAAAAAGCTTTGCCCGTGCTAATCTGTCTTACTCCTGCCTTTACACCGAGGATAAAGTAGGGCGGTTACTGGAAATACTGCAGCGCATGCCAGGACAAAGCATCGTGTATGTGCGCAGCCGCAAGCAAACCGTAGAGTTAGCAAGATTTTTACAAAGCAGGCAGATCTCAGCAGCTGCCTACCATGCCGGGCTAAAGTTTGAAGAGCGCGGCGCTGCACAGCAAGCCTGGATAGATGATAAAGTGCGGGTTATGGTAGCAACCAATGCATTCGGAATGGGAATAGACAAACCTGATGTACGGCTAGTGGTGCACCTCGACCTGCCTGAAAGTTTGGAAGCTTATTACCAGGAAGCCGGCCGTGCCGGGCGCGATGAAAAGTATAGCTATGCCGTTATACTTTACGGACCCAGCGATGTAGCAGACCTGCATAAGAAAGTAGAAGAAGCCCATCCTCCGCTGGAGCTGATTCGGCGTGTTTATCAATGTTTGGCAAACTATTACCAGCTGGCAGTAGGCAGCGGAGCCATGAGCAGCTTCGATTTTGAACTGGCTGACTTTGCTAAGAACTATAAACTGAAGCCGCTGGAAGTACACCATGCCATTAAAAGGCTAGAAGGAGAAGGTTACCTGCAGCTTAGTGAAGGCTATTATACACCATCACGACTTTTTATACAGCTGAATAACACTGCGCTTTATGAGTTCCAGGTAATGAACCCGGAGCACGATGCATTGTTGCGCCTTATACTTCGCATGTATGGGGGCGAGGTGTTCACCAATTTTGTGAAAATATCAGAGCGAAAAATAGCGGAATATTTAAAGAAGCCGGAGCAGGAAATACGCCGTAAATTGGAATACCTGCACAAATTACAGGTTATTATTTATGAACCACAGCACGACTCTCCGCAGCTGGTTTTTACTAAAGCCCGGCAAGACGCACTTAATCTGCCACTGAACCATAAAAAGCTGGATGAGTTACGTGCACGTGCTTTACAACAGGTAACACAAATGGGAAAGTATGTGGAGAGCAACAACCGTTGTCGTACACAATTATTACTGGCTTATTTTAATGAGATAACTGATGCGAGCTGCCGTATCTGCGACTACTGCCTGGCGAAACGTAAAAAACAACGGCAGGAACAGGAGCTCAAAGAACTTCGCGCCAAAATAATTGCTTTGCTACAGGAAAGGACCTACTTGCCAAAAGAGCTAATACAGCAGTTTGCCCCAAAAGATACCGAAACAATTATCACTATCATCAGAGAACTTGTAGATGTAGGGCAGCTTTCATACACCGAAGCCGGAAAGTTGGAAGCTACTGCAGTTTCATAA
- the sucC gene encoding ADP-forming succinate--CoA ligase subunit beta: MNIHEYQGKDILKSYGVRIQEGIVAETPEQAVEAAKKLTEQTGTGWHVIKAQIHAGGRGKGGGVKLAKNLDQVRELADQILGMTLVTHQTGPEGKLVQKVLVAQDVYYPGESQPKEFYLSILLDRAKGQNVIMASTEGGMDIEEVAEQHPEKIIKEWIDPAVGLRPFQANKIAFAFGLQGEAFKEMVKFVTSLYKAYVESDASMFEINPVLKTSDNKILAVDAKVDLDDNALFRHKELAALRDESEEDPLEVEASRSNLNYVKLDGNVGCMVNGAGLAMATMDIIKLSGGEPANFLDVGGGANAQTVEAGFRIILKDPNVKAILINIFGGIVRCDRVANGVVEAYKNIGDIRVPIIVRLQGTNAEEGARIIDESGLKVYSAVALKEAAEKVKQVLAEVGA, encoded by the coding sequence ATGAACATACACGAATATCAGGGTAAAGACATTTTAAAGAGCTACGGCGTACGCATACAGGAAGGCATCGTGGCTGAAACGCCAGAGCAGGCTGTAGAAGCTGCTAAAAAACTTACTGAGCAAACCGGCACAGGCTGGCATGTTATTAAAGCACAGATACATGCAGGTGGCCGTGGTAAAGGTGGTGGCGTAAAGCTTGCTAAAAACCTTGACCAGGTAAGAGAACTAGCTGACCAAATTTTAGGCATGACGCTGGTAACGCACCAGACGGGTCCTGAAGGTAAACTAGTACAGAAAGTACTGGTAGCACAGGATGTTTACTATCCTGGCGAGTCTCAGCCAAAAGAGTTTTACCTGAGCATTCTGCTTGACCGTGCAAAAGGTCAGAACGTGATCATGGCATCTACTGAAGGTGGTATGGACATTGAAGAAGTAGCTGAGCAACACCCTGAAAAAATCATTAAAGAGTGGATCGACCCTGCTGTAGGTCTGCGTCCTTTCCAGGCTAACAAGATCGCTTTTGCATTTGGCTTGCAAGGTGAAGCTTTCAAGGAGATGGTGAAGTTCGTAACAAGCCTTTACAAAGCTTATGTAGAGTCTGATGCTTCTATGTTCGAGATCAACCCTGTTCTGAAAACTTCAGACAACAAGATCCTGGCTGTAGATGCGAAAGTTGACTTAGACGATAACGCATTATTCCGCCATAAAGAACTTGCTGCCCTGCGCGATGAATCAGAAGAAGATCCGTTGGAAGTTGAAGCAAGCCGCTCTAACCTGAACTATGTGAAGCTTGACGGTAATGTAGGCTGTATGGTTAACGGCGCTGGTCTGGCAATGGCAACTATGGATATTATTAAACTTTCTGGCGGTGAGCCTGCTAACTTCCTTGACGTAGGTGGTGGGGCAAATGCACAGACAGTTGAAGCTGGCTTCCGCATTATCCTGAAAGACCCGAACGTTAAGGCTATCCTGATCAACATCTTCGGTGGTATCGTTCGTTGCGACCGTGTTGCTAATGGTGTAGTAGAAGCTTACAAAAACATTGGTGATATCCGTGTTCCGATCATCGTTCGTCTGCAAGGTACAAACGCTGAAGAAGGTGCCCGCATCATCGACGAGTCTGGCCTGAAAGTTTACTCTGCAGTTGCGCTTAAAGAAGCCGCTGAAAAAGTAAAGCAGGTTTTAGCTGAAGTTGGAGCTTAA
- a CDS encoding AI-2E family transporter, with product MGQTYRRVALTTFIVLLIGCGFYLLIEVAEFFLLVFAGILLAVIFCGLTEWIVRKFNFRRGWALLLVVVVVLGAISSIGWFIAPTVIDQLSEMRETIPKALARVREWVAGHSWGRNLVKEIPAQTSDLMPRRGTLLSRISNIFSSTLGVLANIILVIMTALFFSVNPRLYTHGFVKLFAPHYRTRMLDVLAKCYATLKLWLLAMLLSMTIIGVSTAIGYTLLGLPLAITLGVLSFFLAFIPTIGAYGAAVPAALVALTQDPKTALYVILMYIGIQMLETYLITPIIFQRTVKLPPALLLFNQVLFGILLGALGLLLAAPILTVAMVLIRELYIKDVLEQNGVGKGLISEAGT from the coding sequence ATGGGGCAGACATACCGAAGAGTTGCGCTTACCACTTTTATAGTTTTGCTGATTGGCTGCGGATTTTATCTGCTGATAGAAGTAGCAGAGTTCTTTCTGCTGGTATTTGCCGGCATTTTGCTTGCCGTAATTTTCTGCGGACTTACAGAGTGGATAGTGCGGAAATTTAACTTCAGGCGTGGTTGGGCATTACTGCTGGTAGTAGTTGTGGTGCTGGGAGCAATAAGTAGTATAGGCTGGTTTATTGCCCCGACTGTTATCGATCAGCTTTCAGAAATGCGGGAAACCATACCCAAAGCACTTGCTAGGGTAAGAGAATGGGTAGCTGGCCATAGTTGGGGGCGTAACCTAGTAAAAGAAATTCCGGCACAAACTTCCGACCTGATGCCTCGTCGTGGCACTCTGTTATCCCGTATTTCCAACATATTCTCCTCAACACTGGGGGTGCTGGCCAACATTATACTTGTTATCATGACGGCGCTTTTCTTTTCAGTAAACCCAAGGCTCTATACACATGGATTTGTAAAGCTTTTTGCGCCGCATTACCGTACCCGCATGCTAGATGTACTGGCTAAGTGTTATGCAACGCTTAAGCTATGGTTGCTGGCCATGTTGCTATCCATGACTATAATTGGGGTGAGCACTGCTATTGGTTATACTTTGCTGGGTTTACCGTTGGCTATTACGCTGGGTGTACTTTCGTTTTTTCTGGCATTTATACCTACTATCGGGGCTTATGGAGCTGCCGTGCCGGCAGCGTTGGTGGCACTTACGCAGGATCCTAAAACGGCATTGTATGTTATACTTATGTACATCGGTATACAGATGCTGGAAACGTACCTTATCACGCCTATCATCTTCCAACGGACAGTTAAGTTGCCACCTGCCTTGCTGTTATTTAACCAGGTGTTATTCGGGATATTGCTTGGTGCACTTGGTTTGCTGTTAGCGGCGCCTATACTTACCGTGGCTATGGTACTTATCAGGGAGTTATACATTAAAGACGTGCTCGAACAAAATGGAGTAGGTAAAGGACTGATTTCAGAAGCAGGAACCTAA
- a CDS encoding putative quinol monooxygenase: protein MAMRVILEARIREEAVDEAKVFFQKCIPDARLSEGCLHSDVFQNEKEPTMMVMVEDWESQEHHKKYLDQCLKSGMLKNLIRFLSGPPNLRYFYAIDV, encoded by the coding sequence ATGGCAATGAGGGTAATTTTAGAAGCTCGCATTCGGGAAGAAGCAGTAGACGAAGCAAAGGTCTTTTTTCAGAAATGTATACCGGATGCACGTCTTTCTGAAGGTTGCCTTCATAGCGATGTTTTCCAGAACGAAAAAGAGCCAACTATGATGGTAATGGTAGAAGATTGGGAATCGCAGGAGCACCATAAAAAGTACCTGGATCAATGCCTTAAAAGCGGAATGCTGAAAAATCTGATTCGGTTTTTGTCCGGTCCTCCAAATTTGCGCTACTTTTATGCTATAGATGTATAA
- a CDS encoding c-type cytochrome: protein MNRLSIVRIIFKAALLLTIMALPFTLQSCYYDVEEELYQNTPCVTENVTFSQTIQPILVRNCTTCHTGAAGSGGIDLSTHAGASVVANNGRLIGAVTHAGGFTPMPQGASQLPACTINQIKAWVEAGAPNN, encoded by the coding sequence ATGAACCGCTTGAGCATAGTTAGAATCATCTTTAAGGCAGCTCTGCTGCTAACTATAATGGCTTTGCCCTTCACCCTGCAAAGCTGTTATTACGACGTGGAAGAGGAGCTATACCAGAATACACCCTGTGTAACCGAAAATGTAACCTTTAGCCAGACCATACAGCCAATACTGGTACGCAACTGCACTACCTGCCATACGGGGGCAGCGGGTAGCGGAGGCATCGATCTTTCAACACATGCCGGGGCATCGGTAGTGGCTAACAATGGCAGGTTGATAGGAGCAGTGACACACGCTGGTGGTTTTACACCCATGCCACAAGGTGCATCTCAGTTGCCTGCCTGTACTATAAACCAGATAAAAGCCTGGGTAGAAGCTGGGGCACCCAATAACTAA
- a CDS encoding OB-fold protein: protein MKKFILITLAAAVIAAIVGFLLYNKPHRDTASAESDFVVEAPVLLKEFTENEAAANQKYLDKVVAVRGKVKSVTPDDEGNINLTLDADNDMAGVICTFPKADAESAGSINEGEEVTVKGVCTGVLMDVVLIRCVVEK, encoded by the coding sequence ATGAAAAAGTTTATCCTTATAACCCTTGCAGCGGCGGTAATTGCTGCTATAGTTGGCTTTTTGCTTTACAACAAACCGCACCGCGATACGGCCTCCGCTGAATCTGATTTTGTAGTAGAAGCTCCGGTATTATTGAAGGAATTTACCGAGAACGAAGCTGCTGCCAACCAGAAGTACCTGGACAAAGTGGTAGCCGTGAGAGGAAAAGTAAAGTCTGTGACACCCGATGATGAAGGCAATATTAACCTGACGCTGGATGCCGATAACGATATGGCCGGAGTGATCTGTACCTTTCCGAAAGCTGATGCTGAAAGTGCTGGAAGTATAAATGAAGGCGAAGAGGTAACCGTGAAAGGCGTGTGTACCGGCGTGCTGATGGATGTGGTGCTGATACGCTGTGTAGTTGAGAAATAA
- a CDS encoding ABC transporter ATP-binding protein, with protein MLVLQVSNIHKKYGNLEVLKGINLTIGTGEVVSIVGASGAGKSTLLHILGTLDNADSGEVLFEGKNIAKYNASDLAKFRNRHIGFIFQFHNLLPEFTAVENVCLPGFLAGRPEKEVIERAKELLMMLNLSHRLDHKPSEMSGGEQQRTAVARALINSPEVIFADEPSGNLDSKNAKELHDIFFRLRDEFNQTFVIVTHNEQLAAMADRTLVMKDGLIVQEVLSER; from the coding sequence ATTCTCGTGCTGCAGGTATCCAACATTCATAAAAAATACGGTAATCTCGAAGTTCTGAAAGGTATCAACTTGACCATTGGCACAGGCGAAGTGGTTTCTATAGTTGGAGCTTCAGGAGCTGGTAAAAGTACGTTGCTGCACATTTTAGGAACTTTGGATAATGCTGATTCCGGCGAGGTCTTATTTGAAGGGAAGAACATTGCAAAGTATAATGCCTCTGACTTAGCTAAGTTCCGCAACAGGCATATTGGCTTTATTTTTCAGTTTCATAACCTGCTGCCCGAATTTACTGCCGTAGAGAATGTTTGCTTACCTGGTTTCCTGGCTGGTCGCCCCGAGAAAGAAGTTATTGAGCGTGCTAAAGAGTTGCTGATGATGCTTAACCTGTCGCACAGGCTGGATCATAAACCTTCTGAAATGTCGGGAGGGGAGCAACAGCGCACGGCAGTAGCCAGGGCTTTAATTAACTCGCCGGAAGTGATCTTTGCCGATGAGCCAAGCGGTAACCTTGATTCCAAAAACGCTAAAGAGCTACACGATATCTTCTTCAGGCTACGCGATGAGTTTAACCAGACCTTTGTGATTGTTACGCACAACGAGCAGCTTGCTGCTATGGCTGACCGAACCTTAGTAATGAAGGACGGCCTCATTGTGCAGGAGGTACTTTCTGAAAGATAA
- a CDS encoding DUF5777 family beta-barrel protein, whose translation MKKLKYTLLLLCLLVYTSGFAQDDLLSLLGEEEETTEYAKASFKTTRVINGHSLENVAGGVMDLKISHRFGMLNTGAYNLFGLDQASIRIGLDYGINDRLMIGGGRSSHNKVYDGFVKYKLLRQSSGKKTMPISLAILSGVYLKTIEWQQPERENYFSSRLEYTHQLILGRKFSEGTTLQFMPTVVHRNLVPTAEDAHDVILIGVAARQKLTKRVAINVEYYYALPEQLPADRKNSLAIGFDIETGGHVFQLHFTNSTSMIEPGFMTETIGDWGKGDIHFGFNVSRVFTIRKPKTE comes from the coding sequence ATGAAGAAGCTAAAATATACTTTGTTGCTGCTGTGTTTGCTGGTTTATACTTCCGGTTTCGCCCAGGATGACCTGCTGTCGTTGCTGGGGGAGGAAGAAGAAACCACCGAATATGCCAAAGCCAGTTTTAAAACTACGCGCGTAATTAACGGGCATTCGCTGGAGAATGTGGCCGGCGGCGTAATGGACCTGAAGATATCGCACCGTTTCGGGATGCTGAACACAGGTGCTTATAACCTGTTCGGGTTGGATCAGGCAAGTATAAGAATTGGCCTGGATTACGGTATAAACGACAGGCTGATGATAGGAGGTGGCCGCAGCTCGCACAACAAGGTATACGACGGTTTTGTAAAGTATAAATTGCTGCGCCAGAGTTCCGGCAAAAAAACAATGCCTATCTCGCTGGCTATACTTTCGGGAGTTTATCTAAAAACTATTGAATGGCAGCAGCCGGAGCGTGAGAATTACTTCAGCTCCAGGTTAGAGTACACGCACCAGCTTATACTTGGGCGTAAATTCAGCGAAGGAACAACCTTACAGTTTATGCCGACAGTGGTGCACCGCAACCTGGTACCCACAGCCGAAGATGCACACGATGTAATTCTGATCGGAGTAGCAGCTCGTCAGAAGCTTACCAAACGGGTGGCTATTAATGTAGAGTATTATTATGCCTTACCGGAGCAGTTGCCAGCCGACAGAAAGAATTCGTTAGCTATTGGCTTTGATATTGAGACAGGGGGGCACGTATTTCAGTTGCACTTCACAAATTCCACATCTATGATCGAACCGGGCTTCATGACCGAAACTATAGGTGACTGGGGTAAAGGCGATATACACTTTGGTTTTAATGTATCAAGGGTATTTACTATCCGGAAACCAAAAACAGAATAA
- a CDS encoding GNAT family N-acetyltransferase, whose amino-acid sequence MIVEATPEDIDELFPLWLELMHHHQSHHKVFRCKPNHEKPLKAELLNRIRERNTQVLVFEKQGEWVGMIICILRQGVNGFELNRKGYIAETVIKKAYRNQGIGKALFDAALKWLQDKGADHVELQVSVNNPDALRFWESQGFTPVTQHMVKVLK is encoded by the coding sequence ATGATTGTTGAAGCAACACCGGAGGATATTGACGAGCTTTTCCCGTTGTGGCTCGAACTGATGCACCACCACCAAAGCCATCATAAGGTTTTTAGATGTAAACCAAACCACGAAAAGCCTCTGAAAGCCGAACTCCTGAACCGCATCCGGGAAAGAAACACGCAAGTACTTGTATTTGAAAAGCAAGGCGAATGGGTAGGAATGATCATTTGTATTCTGCGGCAGGGGGTTAATGGATTTGAATTGAACCGGAAAGGATACATCGCTGAAACTGTCATTAAGAAGGCTTACCGCAACCAGGGAATAGGAAAAGCATTATTTGATGCAGCGCTTAAATGGCTCCAGGATAAAGGTGCAGATCATGTTGAACTGCAGGTATCCGTAAATAACCCTGATGCGTTGAGATTCTGGGAGAGCCAGGGCTTCACACCTGTCACTCAACATATGGTAAAGGTGCTGAAGTAA
- a CDS encoding YceI family protein codes for MKKIVFNTLLLVLLATAVQAQDKFFTKTGKISFFSSTPMEDIEAHNKTTTSVIDTKTGKLEFAVLMKAFQFEKALMEEHFNENYVESGKYPKASFSGAIANLSDVNFKKDGTYKVTVKGNLTLHGVTKAVEAPGTIIVKNGVVNAASTFNISPEDYKIAIPNLVREKIAKQIKVTVDMNYEPLKG; via the coding sequence ATGAAAAAGATCGTTTTTAATACCCTTCTGCTGGTTTTACTGGCAACTGCCGTGCAGGCCCAGGATAAGTTCTTTACCAAAACAGGTAAGATCTCCTTCTTCTCATCTACCCCGATGGAAGATATTGAAGCACATAATAAAACTACCACCAGCGTGATCGACACTAAGACCGGTAAGTTAGAGTTTGCCGTGCTGATGAAGGCATTCCAGTTTGAAAAGGCCCTGATGGAAGAACACTTTAACGAGAACTATGTGGAGTCAGGTAAATACCCGAAAGCCAGCTTTTCAGGTGCAATTGCCAACTTAAGTGATGTTAACTTCAAGAAGGATGGCACTTATAAAGTAACCGTAAAGGGTAACCTTACGCTGCATGGTGTTACCAAAGCTGTTGAAGCTCCCGGAACTATAATTGTGAAGAACGGAGTGGTAAATGCTGCTTCTACTTTTAACATCTCCCCGGAAGACTATAAAATTGCCATACCTAACCTGGTACGCGAGAAAATTGCCAAGCAGATAAAGGTAACTGTAGACATGAACTACGAGCCGCTTAAAGGCTAA